The Synechococcus sp. RS9916 DNA segment CCAGATTCATCAGACCTGGGCGCTGCCTTTCGTTCTGTTCTTCACTGTGTTGTGCCTTTACTGGGGCATGCTCTACCGCCGCCTTGACCGCTGACGCCCCACCGACTTACTCCGTCCGTGAGCTGAACACAGCCATCGGATCACTGCTGGAACGCGGGTTTGCTCCCCGCTTTCTTGTGCAGGCCACCGCATCAAAACCACAGGTCAAAAAAGGACACCTCTGGATCACACTCACCGATGGTGAGGCCAGCATCACTGCCGTGGCCTGGGCCTCCAAGCTGAAGCAACTGGACTACGTGCCCGCAGACGGTGAGGGGGTGACCGTTGTCGGGAAGCTGAACTTCTGGGCGGCCCGCGCCACCCTGGCCGTCCAGGTGCTCGATCTGCGACCGAGCCTGAACACGGTGCTACGGCGGTTTGAAGCAGTGCGCGCTCTGCTCGAAGCCGAGGGAGTGATTGACCCGCTCAAGCGACGGCCGCTGCCCACCGCCCCACGACGCGTCGCTGTCCTCACCAGCGTGCCCAGCTCCGCGTTGGCAGACATGCTGCGCACAGCCCGCGAACGCTGGCCACTCAGTGAGCTGCTGGTGGTGCCCATCCCCGTTCAAGGAGACGTCAGCAACCGTATTTGCTCCGTGCTTCAGCGGTTGCGTGACGCGCCCGAGCCTCTGCAGGCTGATGCGTTGGTGCTGGCCCGTGGTGGCGGCAGCAGGGAAGACCTGATGGTGTTCGATGACGAACAGCTGTGCCGAGCCATCGCCACATTTCCTGTGCCAGTGGTGACTGGCATCGGCCATGAAGACGATTTAACGGTGGCTGACCTGGTCGCAGACCACCGAGCGGCGACGCCGACAGCGGCGATCGTCAGTCTCTTGCCATCCCGCGACACGGCTCTCCTGCAACTGCAGGAGCGGCTCCGTCGTCTCGCCAATCAACGCCAATGGTGGCTTGAACGGAAACGCCAGGTGCTGTGGGAGCGCCGTCAACGCTGGCAACTGCTGCAACCACAGGTGCTGCTGCAGCAACGACGCGATCAACTGCTCCAGCGACAGCAGCTGTTGCGAGCACTCTCGCCACAACGCTGGTTGGCACGCGGGTTTGCAATCCTTGAATCGCCGGAGGGGACGGTGTTTCGCAGCGTTAGCGAAGTCAAAAAAGGAAGCGACCTGGTGGTGCGTCTCAACGATGGAACCATCGCCGTTCAGGCGCAGAGCATCCGACCATCGAGCGCGGAGCAACCCGTCACCCCGTAGCGTTCGAGCAGTAGAGCAAAACTGATGGCCCCTCGAACGGCGAAGGACCCTCTCAAACAATGGCGCAAGGATGCACAGAGCCTCAGCTATGAAGAGGCTCTGCAAGCAGCCGATCTACTGCTCAACCAACTTCAGAGCGACACCATCCCACTCGCTGATCTGCAGCAGACCTACCAGCGCGGCCAGATTTATCTCGAGCACTGCGAAACACTGCTTGCAGCAGTCGAGCAAAGCGTACTCACGCTGGATCCCGACACGATGACCAGCCAACCGCTCAAAGACAGCGCCAACAATGACTAATCCTGTGCGTTGGATTTACCTGCTGCTGGCAATCCTGGGGGGAATCCTGCCCTGGCAAGCCAATCTTGAATTCATGCAGGCCCAAGGGGGGGCAGGCTTTGACATTCAGCAATTCATCGCTGATGCGAATATCAACGCTGCAGCACGGTCCCTCAGTCGAGATCTACTGATTGGCGCAACAGCCGTCAGCATCTGGATCGTGGTGGAGGCACGACGTCTCCAAGTGAAGCGTTGGTGGATTGCCCTGGTGGCCTGTTTCTCAATCTCATTTGCGTGTGGGGCACCACTGTTTCTCTTCCTTCGTGAAGCACGACTGAAAGAAATGGAAATGGAAAGCGGTGATCCGTCTTAGGGCTCAGCGCTTCGGCCTCAGTCCAGTTCTTCCGCACTGACGTCAATGGTGGCGGCGCTCGCAGGCACCGCGTTGTCTTCGACAGAGCCTGAAGAGGGTGCAGAACCAGTCGACGACGTGGTCGGCAATTCAGCTCCACACATCTGGCAGCTTCCAGAGGTGGCAAAACTGACCGTGCCGCAAGCCGGGCAGGTGCGCATCCGGCTCTGCAACAGCCTCCACCCGATCCAACCCACACCACCGAGGATCACCGGCAGTGCCAACACCACCAAGATCAAGCCCCCTGCGACATCGAGAAGCACCCGTCCGGCAGCGGTTGGCAGCAACAACAAAGCCAACAGCGCGATCCAGACCAGGGGAATCGGAGAACGCAAGGGTCGAACCGCTCAGATCAAGATTCAGTGTCGCCGATCTTTGGGAAGAGAGATAGGCCGGTCACGTTCGGATCCCCGATGCGGCGCAGATACCCGCGAGCAATCACAACGCTCCAGCATTGGCCGTAATAGAGAACCACTCCCACCATCCAGACCCACAAGGTGAGCACTAAAACGCTTCCAATCACGCCATAGGCCTGAAAACGTGAACCCAAGGAAAGAATGCTTCGGCTGACAGCCAAGTTGAGAACAGTGAGCAGAACTCCGATCAACGCCGCACCGGGGATCAATGGCTTCAAGGGGACACGACGACTGGGCAATAGAAACTGCAACAACAGAGCCATAACAGCAAAGCCGAGGCATGGAATTAAGAATCGACCAAAACTAAGCACAGGGATATAACGCAAGACCCCTTCCAGCCAAGGCACAGACAGCACAAAGTCAGCGAGCGCGGCAGCCGGAACCATGCGCAAATTGGCACTGATCTGATCGACAACAATCAGCAATCCAATCAACAACACAACGACAAAAGCCTCAAGTCGTACTTTGACGAACTGCCAGACCTGCTGCTGCCAAGGCAGATCAACCCGAGCCCGAGGCAAGACTCCATGCCAAATTCGATCAGCACCACGTTGCAAGGTGAGATAAACATTGCCAGCCGTTACCAACAGAACGCCTGCACCAAGAACACCAGCGCCCACACCCTGACGCACAAGCTGATCGAGCGTTGTCCGCACCAAAGCAACAACTGAGGGCGGAAAAATATTGGCTGAATACTCAACAATCTGATCAGTCAAGCCAACCTGGCGCCCCAAAAACCAGGAGGCAATCGAAAGCACAATCAACAGCAGCGGGAAGATCGACTGCAGGGTGTAATAAGCAAATGCCGCACTGAGATCAACGCAGTCATAGCGACACCAACGCAGATAGGCCTGCCAAAGCGACCGCACCACGCGCTTTACAGCAGATCGACGCCCCATCAAGATCAGCTTTCCATACCCGACGCTAGCAACCCCCCACATCTCGATCTGAAAGCGAGCACAAAAAAAGCCGCCCCGGACGGAGCGGCTTTCTTCTCAGAAGAGGCGATGGAGGGTGTCAACACCACTGCCATCACCTTCTTCAGATTGAAAATTGAGTTTTACCTGGCATCGAGTTATTTTCTCAGGGGGCTACCCCCCAAATATCGTCACCGCTGCTGCGTTTCACAACCGAGTTCGAGATGGATCGGAGTGGTGCCACAGCGCTATGGACACCAGGATAGGTCTCAATTCTCAAGGATGAACCCTGAGAACTGCATAGGTTTTGATCACTTGCGTGATCTCATCTAGAAAAGAATCAAGCTTGTTTCAAGGCAAGAACCAAAATGTTGGTCAAGCCCTCGGTCTATTAGTACTCCTCTGCTGCATCCATTACTGGACTTCCACATAGAGCCTATCAACGGGTGTTCTTCCCGTGACCTTACTGGGTTACCCCATGGGAATACTCATCTTGAGGTGGGCTTCCCACTTAGATGCTTTCAGCGGTTATCCACTCCGCACATGGCTACCCAGCGTTTACCGTTGGCACGATAACTGGTACACCAGAGGTGCGTTCCTCCCGGTCCTCTCGTACTAGGGAGAAATCCTCTCAATATTCCTACGCATACACCGGATATGGACCGAACTGTCTCACGACGTTCTGAACCCAGCTCGCGTACCGCTTTAATGGGCGAACAGCCCAACCCTTGGGACCGACTTCAGCCCCAGGTTGCGATGAGCCGACATCGAGGTGCCAAACCTCCCCGTCGATGTGAACTCTTGGGGGAGATCAGCCTGTTATCCCTAGAGTAACTTTTATCCGTTGAGCGACGGCCCTTCCACTCAGAACCGTCGGATCACTAAAGCCGACTTTCGTCCCTGTTCGACTTGTAGGTCTCACAGTCAAGCTTCCTTCTGCTTTTGCACTCGTCAGCTGATTTCCAACCAGCCTGAGGAAACCTTTGCGCGCCTCCGTTACCTTTTAGGAGGCGACCGCCCCAGTCAAACTGCCCACCTGATACTGTCCGCTCCCCGGATAACGGGTGAACGTTAGAACCCTAGCTCTGAAAGAGTGGTATCTCACCATTGACTCCCTAGCACCCACGAGCACTAGATCAACGTCTCCCACCTATCCTGCGCATTCAGAGCCCGGGCACAATACCAAGCTACAGTAAAGCTTCATAGGGTCTTTCTGTCCGGGTGTATGTAGTCCGCATCTTCACAGACAATTCTATTTCGCCGAGCCTCTCTCCGAG contains these protein-coding regions:
- the xseA gene encoding exodeoxyribonuclease VII large subunit, which codes for MTADAPPTYSVRELNTAIGSLLERGFAPRFLVQATASKPQVKKGHLWITLTDGEASITAVAWASKLKQLDYVPADGEGVTVVGKLNFWAARATLAVQVLDLRPSLNTVLRRFEAVRALLEAEGVIDPLKRRPLPTAPRRVAVLTSVPSSALADMLRTARERWPLSELLVVPIPVQGDVSNRICSVLQRLRDAPEPLQADALVLARGGGSREDLMVFDDEQLCRAIATFPVPVVTGIGHEDDLTVADLVADHRAATPTAAIVSLLPSRDTALLQLQERLRRLANQRQWWLERKRQVLWERRQRWQLLQPQVLLQQRRDQLLQRQQLLRALSPQRWLARGFAILESPEGTVFRSVSEVKKGSDLVVRLNDGTIAVQAQSIRPSSAEQPVTP
- the xseB gene encoding exodeoxyribonuclease VII small subunit, which translates into the protein MAPRTAKDPLKQWRKDAQSLSYEEALQAADLLLNQLQSDTIPLADLQQTYQRGQIYLEHCETLLAAVEQSVLTLDPDTMTSQPLKDSANND
- a CDS encoding DUF2834 domain-containing protein, which translates into the protein MTNPVRWIYLLLAILGGILPWQANLEFMQAQGGAGFDIQQFIADANINAAARSLSRDLLIGATAVSIWIVVEARRLQVKRWWIALVACFSISFACGAPLFLFLREARLKEMEMESGDPS
- a CDS encoding YihY/virulence factor BrkB family protein, yielding MGRRSAVKRVVRSLWQAYLRWCRYDCVDLSAAFAYYTLQSIFPLLLIVLSIASWFLGRQVGLTDQIVEYSANIFPPSVVALVRTTLDQLVRQGVGAGVLGAGVLLVTAGNVYLTLQRGADRIWHGVLPRARVDLPWQQQVWQFVKVRLEAFVVVLLIGLLIVVDQISANLRMVPAAALADFVLSVPWLEGVLRYIPVLSFGRFLIPCLGFAVMALLLQFLLPSRRVPLKPLIPGAALIGVLLTVLNLAVSRSILSLGSRFQAYGVIGSVLVLTLWVWMVGVVLYYGQCWSVVIARGYLRRIGDPNVTGLSLFPKIGDTES